The proteins below come from a single Argentina anserina chromosome 1, drPotAnse1.1, whole genome shotgun sequence genomic window:
- the LOC126801932 gene encoding LOW QUALITY PROTEIN: uncharacterized protein LOC126801932 (The sequence of the model RefSeq protein was modified relative to this genomic sequence to represent the inferred CDS: substituted 1 base at 1 genomic stop codon), with the protein MSMLPKEGNSSQWGSQLALLSFLKVYNPFKSQMCMDAQMTCQNFNDLQQNIGDVHPPMIMEIDIEKEYNQAPDSEVESLKSGGVLKVLQRQTSPKVGGELMQLLFGHGSSKDIPVTERTYETPNNRWRRCKRNASFDSRKVVLLFSVLSSLGTLVLIYLTLRVRXSGDGPVLV; encoded by the exons ATGTCAATGCTGCCCAAGGAAGGCAATAGTTCACAATGGGGCTCCCAGTTGGCCTTGTTGAGCTTCCTAAAAGTTTATAATCCATTTAAAAGTCAGATGTGCATGGATGCACAGATGACTTGCCAGAACTTCAATGATTTACAACAAAACATTGGAGATGTTCATCCCCCAATGATCATGGAGATAGATATTGAGAAGGAATATAATCAAGCACCGGACTCCGAAGTCGAAAGTTTGAAAAGTGGTGGTGTACTT AAGGTGTTGCAGAGACAGACAAGCCCAAAAGTAGGTGGGGAACTCATGCAACTACTATTCGGCCATGGCTCTTCAAAAG ATATTCCAGTGACTGAGAGGACTTATGAAACACCAAATAACCGGTGGAGAAGATGCAAACGCAATGCCTCATTTGATTCAAGAAAAGTTGTTCTCCTATTCTCAGTCCT TTCAAGTTTGGGAACGTTGGTGTTGATATATCTAACACTGAGAGTTCGGTAAAGTGGTGATGGTCCGGTTCTTGTATAA